The Pantoea alfalfae genome includes a region encoding these proteins:
- a CDS encoding methyl-accepting chemotaxis protein, producing MTITKRLALAFSTLSLTLIALSITAVMVLTGFQTRFQYVQENTIPSVAILDDMIIDSNSLLVTLYRHQSSKSIEQQAELEKEIEAKINDIKIRNQKYLDNYLSGSQDEKLSRHAFVILKEIQARLHVFLEGSRAQNDNITLPSLQNSEGIGESIRSLIEGYKEQRKINIDVSNQFKLDNLNIYQKTLWTLICFSSAAVLILGSYALRTILSIRRQLKNISTLFNHANERLDLTLHADDTSKDEIGDMAKAYNQLVHKVGVSLTTVRSSAQSVSTASAQISAGNEDLSSRTEEQAASLEQTAASMSELSETVRQTAENTQLASKFSKNACDISEDSSLRVKDMLGTMANIKSSSAKITDIISLIEGIAFQTNILALNAAVEAARAGEQGRGFAVVAGEVRNLAQRSSASAKEIKDLIESSMEYVEIGVNQADGVGKNISRMNDAVHQVTSLVDEIAVAAQEQSQGISQIHQAVNQMDDVTQQNSALVQESSAASRSLMEQAASLNHLVSVFTVTESDVAAKTEKTVLSIHSNDVDKVMHVKEGGNWKRF from the coding sequence ATGACGATCACAAAGCGGTTAGCACTGGCATTTTCTACACTCTCGCTTACATTAATAGCACTCTCTATAACGGCCGTAATGGTGTTAACTGGATTTCAGACAAGATTTCAGTACGTACAGGAAAACACTATTCCTTCGGTCGCGATACTTGATGACATGATTATAGACAGCAACTCTCTTTTAGTTACGCTCTACAGGCATCAGAGCTCCAAAAGCATTGAGCAGCAGGCCGAATTAGAAAAAGAGATTGAGGCAAAAATTAACGACATAAAAATCAGGAACCAAAAATATCTCGATAATTATCTTTCAGGTAGTCAGGATGAAAAATTAAGCAGGCATGCCTTTGTCATCTTAAAAGAAATACAGGCAAGGCTGCATGTTTTTTTAGAAGGTTCAAGGGCTCAGAATGATAATATTACACTTCCTTCACTTCAGAACTCAGAGGGTATTGGTGAGTCCATTCGCAGTCTTATTGAAGGGTATAAAGAACAGCGCAAGATAAACATTGATGTCAGCAACCAGTTCAAGCTGGATAACCTCAATATTTATCAGAAAACACTATGGACTCTTATTTGTTTTTCTTCAGCAGCCGTCCTGATATTAGGTTCCTATGCATTAAGAACTATATTAAGCATCCGTCGTCAGCTTAAAAATATTAGCACGCTGTTTAATCATGCTAATGAACGACTCGATCTGACTCTGCATGCAGACGATACGAGCAAAGATGAAATAGGAGACATGGCCAAAGCATACAATCAGCTGGTTCATAAAGTCGGAGTATCACTTACGACAGTTAGATCTTCAGCTCAATCTGTCAGTACGGCTTCAGCGCAAATTTCAGCTGGCAACGAAGATTTATCGTCGCGGACAGAAGAGCAGGCTGCTTCACTGGAGCAAACTGCAGCCAGCATGTCTGAACTCAGCGAGACGGTAAGACAAACAGCAGAAAATACCCAGCTTGCCAGCAAATTTTCTAAAAATGCATGTGATATATCTGAGGATAGCTCGCTCAGAGTTAAAGACATGCTGGGCACTATGGCAAACATAAAGAGTAGCTCTGCCAAAATTACTGACATTATTTCTCTCATTGAGGGTATTGCGTTCCAGACAAATATTTTAGCATTGAACGCAGCAGTAGAAGCAGCACGTGCGGGAGAACAGGGGCGTGGGTTTGCAGTTGTTGCAGGTGAGGTGCGTAATTTAGCACAGCGTTCTTCTGCTTCAGCAAAAGAAATTAAAGATCTGATTGAGTCGTCGATGGAGTACGTTGAAATTGGTGTTAATCAAGCCGATGGTGTCGGAAAAAATATAAGCCGGATGAACGATGCGGTGCATCAAGTAACCAGTCTCGTTGATGAGATCGCAGTAGCTGCGCAGGAACAGTCTCAGGGAATAAGCCAAATACATCAGGCAGTAAACCAGATGGATGATGTAACTCAGCAGAACTCAGCCCTTGTCCAGGAGTCATCAGCAGCCTCACGGTCTCTGATGGAACAGGCAGCTTCACTAAATCACCTTGTAAGCGTATTTACTGTCACGGAATCAGATGTCGCCGCGAAAACAGAAAAAACTGTTTTATCTATTCATTCAAACGACGTTGATAAGGTGATGCACGTTAAAGAGGGGGGGAACTGGAAGCGTTTCTAA